In the genome of Eulemur rufifrons isolate Redbay chromosome 27, OSU_ERuf_1, whole genome shotgun sequence, one region contains:
- the YOD1 gene encoding ubiquitin thioesterase OTU1 isoform X2, giving the protein MQRFHVIYSGMKAFTLEGLSSRTRVRELQGQIAAITGIAPCGQRILVGFPPECLDLSNGDTVLEDLPIQSGDMLIVEEDQTRPRTSPAFTKHGAPSYVRETLPVLSRTVVPADNSCLFTSVYYVVEGGVLNPACAPEMRRLIAQIVASDPDFYSEAILGKTNQEYCDWIKRDDTWGGAIEISILSKFYQCEICVVDTQTVRIDRFGEDAGYTKRVLLIYDGIHYDPLQRNFPDPDTPPLTIFSSNDDIVLVQALELADEARRRRQFTDVNRFTLRCMVCQKGLTGQAEAREHAKETGHTNFGEV; this is encoded by the exons ATGCAAAGGTTCCATGTAATTTATTCAGGGATGAAGGCTTTTACACTGGAG GGGCTGTCCAGCCGGACCCGGGTGCGGGAACTCCAGGGCCAAATTGCCGCCATCACTGGGATCGCCCCCTGCGGTCAGCGAATCCTCGTCGGATTTCCACCCGAGTGCTTGGATCTCAGCAACGGGGATACCGTTCTGGAGGACTTGCCCATTCAATCGG gCGACATGCTGATTGTTGAAGAAGACCAAACCAGGCCCAGAACTTCACCTGCATTTACAAAACATGGTGCTCCTAGTTACGTCAGGGAAACTTTGCCTGTACTTAGCAGAACTGTGGTCCCAGCAGACAACTCTTGCCTCTTTACCAGTGTGTACTATGTCGTTGAAGGAGGAGTCTTGAATCCAGCTTGTGCCCCTGAGATGAGACGCCTCATAGCACAAATTGTAGCAAGTGATCCAGACTTCTACAGTGAGGCAATACTGGGAAAAACAAATCAAGAGTACTGTGACTGGATCAAAAGGGATGATACTTGGGGAGGAGCAATTGAGATATCGATTTTGTCTAAGTTTTATCAATGTGAAATATGTGTAGTGGATACACAGACAGTAAGAATTGATCGTTTTGGGGAAGATGCGGGATATACGAAAAGGGTCCTGCTTATTTATGATGGCATCCACTATGATCCGCTTCAGCGTAACTTCCCTGATCCAGATACACCTCCTCTGACCATATTCTCCTCTAACGATGATATCGTTCTTGTACAAGCACTGGAATTAGCAGATGAAGCTAGAAGAAGGAGACAATTTACTGATGTAAACCGCTTCACCCTAAGATGCATGGTATGTCAGAAAGGATTAACTGGACAAGCAGAAGCAAGGGAACATGCCAAGGAGACAGGCCATACCAACTTTGGAGAAGTGTGA
- the YOD1 gene encoding ubiquitin thioesterase OTU1 isoform X1: protein MFGPTKGGHFGVHRAAGCPGGVSQPAAGTKAGPAGVWPVGGRTDTMWRLRCKAKDGTHVLQGLSSRTRVRELQGQIAAITGIAPCGQRILVGFPPECLDLSNGDTVLEDLPIQSGDMLIVEEDQTRPRTSPAFTKHGAPSYVRETLPVLSRTVVPADNSCLFTSVYYVVEGGVLNPACAPEMRRLIAQIVASDPDFYSEAILGKTNQEYCDWIKRDDTWGGAIEISILSKFYQCEICVVDTQTVRIDRFGEDAGYTKRVLLIYDGIHYDPLQRNFPDPDTPPLTIFSSNDDIVLVQALELADEARRRRQFTDVNRFTLRCMVCQKGLTGQAEAREHAKETGHTNFGEV from the exons ATGTTTGGCCCTACGAAAGGTGGCCATTTTGGAGTCCACCGGGCGGCTGGTTGTCCCGGCGGCGTCTCCCAACCTGCTGCCGGGACCAAAGCTGGCCCCGCGGGTGTTTGGCCTGTGGGCGGCCGGACCGACACGATGTGGCGGCTCCGCTGCAAGGCCAAGGATGGCACCCATGTTTTGCAGGGGCTGTCCAGCCGGACCCGGGTGCGGGAACTCCAGGGCCAAATTGCCGCCATCACTGGGATCGCCCCCTGCGGTCAGCGAATCCTCGTCGGATTTCCACCCGAGTGCTTGGATCTCAGCAACGGGGATACCGTTCTGGAGGACTTGCCCATTCAATCGG gCGACATGCTGATTGTTGAAGAAGACCAAACCAGGCCCAGAACTTCACCTGCATTTACAAAACATGGTGCTCCTAGTTACGTCAGGGAAACTTTGCCTGTACTTAGCAGAACTGTGGTCCCAGCAGACAACTCTTGCCTCTTTACCAGTGTGTACTATGTCGTTGAAGGAGGAGTCTTGAATCCAGCTTGTGCCCCTGAGATGAGACGCCTCATAGCACAAATTGTAGCAAGTGATCCAGACTTCTACAGTGAGGCAATACTGGGAAAAACAAATCAAGAGTACTGTGACTGGATCAAAAGGGATGATACTTGGGGAGGAGCAATTGAGATATCGATTTTGTCTAAGTTTTATCAATGTGAAATATGTGTAGTGGATACACAGACAGTAAGAATTGATCGTTTTGGGGAAGATGCGGGATATACGAAAAGGGTCCTGCTTATTTATGATGGCATCCACTATGATCCGCTTCAGCGTAACTTCCCTGATCCAGATACACCTCCTCTGACCATATTCTCCTCTAACGATGATATCGTTCTTGTACAAGCACTGGAATTAGCAGATGAAGCTAGAAGAAGGAGACAATTTACTGATGTAAACCGCTTCACCCTAAGATGCATGGTATGTCAGAAAGGATTAACTGGACAAGCAGAAGCAAGGGAACATGCCAAGGAGACAGGCCATACCAACTTTGGAGAAGTGTGA